A window from Candidatus Ancaeobacter aquaticus encodes these proteins:
- the fba gene encoding class II fructose-1,6-bisphosphate aldolase, translated as MALISTQDIFKKAYDGGYAVGAFNVNNMEIVQGIVEAAAEEKAPLILQVSAGARKYARHEYLIHLVQAAIESSGIDLVLHLDHGEDYEICKSCVDGGFSSVMIDGSKHSFEENIALTKKVVEYAHDKGVVVEAELGKLAGVEDDISVSEKDAIFTDPDQAQEFVEKSGCDSLAIAIGTSHGAYKFKGAAQLDFERLQKIQDKLPGYPIVLHGASSVPQDLVAACNKYGGEIPGAQGVPEDMISKAAKMGVCKVNIDTDLRLAMTGTIRKCFAENPSEFDPRKYLGPARDAIKKVVQRKLKVLGCNGKA; from the coding sequence GCTGTTGGCGCATTCAATGTCAATAATATGGAAATCGTTCAGGGTATTGTCGAAGCCGCCGCAGAGGAAAAAGCACCGCTTATCTTACAGGTATCAGCGGGTGCACGCAAATATGCACGGCATGAATACCTTATTCACCTTGTACAAGCAGCTATAGAATCTAGCGGTATTGACCTTGTTCTCCACCTTGATCACGGTGAAGACTATGAAATCTGCAAATCATGTGTAGATGGAGGATTCTCCTCTGTTATGATTGACGGGTCAAAACATTCATTTGAAGAAAATATCGCTCTTACCAAAAAAGTCGTTGAATATGCACACGATAAAGGCGTTGTTGTTGAAGCAGAGCTCGGAAAACTCGCTGGTGTAGAAGACGATATATCTGTATCAGAAAAAGATGCTATCTTCACGGATCCTGATCAGGCACAAGAGTTTGTTGAAAAATCTGGCTGTGACTCACTGGCAATCGCTATTGGAACAAGCCATGGTGCATATAAGTTTAAAGGCGCCGCACAGCTTGATTTCGAAAGATTACAGAAGATACAAGACAAACTCCCTGGATACCCTATTGTTCTTCACGGTGCATCAAGCGTCCCGCAAGACCTTGTCGCGGCATGTAACAAATATGGCGGAGAAATTCCTGGTGCTCAAGGCGTTCCTGAAGATATGATCTCTAAAGCAGCAAAGATGGGTGTCTGCAAGGTAAACATTGACACCGATTTGCGTCTTGCTATGACCGGAACAATTAGAAAGTGTTTTGCTGAAAACCCATCTGAATTTGATCCACGTAAATACTTGGGGCCAGCACGTGACGCTATTAAGAAAGTTGTTCAAAGAAAGCTGAAAGTACTTGGCTGTAACGGCAAAGCGTAA